From Salvelinus sp. IW2-2015 linkage group LG2, ASM291031v2, whole genome shotgun sequence, one genomic window encodes:
- the LOC111978885 gene encoding centromere protein J-like isoform X6: protein MQEQLKAHQLEELVHLQEEQKRLLGMVHVAQQDGADYIETSRLTGADWREGTLLGDAPLSQSSPTAQSFPIGPPQGPASSQLWRQGPTFQQPPRGQEQEGEDQDQTLVWKRTEAWSSPHKHQLSGNADHMGDNEEMEEVMLSPHSAPSMTEECKAYRGDDSELDSQDRPIKQGIEGQKQTFEELLEEELRLEEQRLKTTQQQQSPEAVEGAIPKRVFLRRGEGLSRFTNRSKAPLPNRQRPQKDPKPQGTSEPKPTQRVSQWPPIQRKTAVLNKVNRPRDPCSPPLDSGSPDSKAAQPEAVRPGVLSSHHRQNMATPDLLRPRDVISNKVGGTSQPVSRTPAAAIKQLGLEERTGALQRNGSRPLRLDGAAEGKPGVVSEYSFELSFQEKLQRWDCDRHKECVELGEFELLEQASEELSFSSNSSFVMKVLQLDQQHPLHGSWGRHPLSLSSTPIKSPKPSPTKGIHSRGTSKSGLGTGSSSSESSGVSAVRAKEVVMREKGKATEEEDEMSDRKQHEEICISFHSSSEFGDQEKVARPPYQTIFPSNPWENTLPTSNPPYDKRSYQDREGGSGQAEGGRESDLDDSTLLEDREEGDRKGRLVFDDDDTWNDLEEAGRIVEDPIRTKGAATGNSHTLTITGNDVSPPERTLKRKVAVAKGAELERVSIITAANQEPDPPPASQLMARLFPSLKPKTQAPPPPEPRKSENEPGQQQQSRQLRERRLENENNQEYLRKERAEFEQQKAEELARFEEFKREETKKLQKERKVFEKHTAAARAIPDKRERDEIQALRQQLSSLHKKLKWRESRWSTTHSRLRQQIDSLSSDNSALRDEVRTLEKLRLSTWRKTGTDSDREEDRRENEREREGPRPFDSNIALGARGLKSASPDTVRSSLPQSSSSSRGSAAIEDGIRGILKRSAPTPAAAPDPTHSYSSDEQPYLTRSHDHSYNLSPRAPGLQTESTEVNEQQELSQDVIIHPDGKMERVLACGGRLIIFPNGTRKEVLADGLTAKVTFFNRDVKQIMADQRVIYYYADAQTTHTTYPDGIEVLQFPNNQTEKHFPDGRKEITYPEQTVKNLYPDGTEECTLTDGTIIQVNLDGSKEIRFNTGQKEVHTADYERREYPDGTLKTVYTDGRQETRYTTGRLRVKDKDGNVVMDNRP from the exons ATGCAGGAGCAACTGAAAGCCCACCAGCTGGAGGAGCTGGTCCATCTCCAGGAGGAGCAAAAGAGGCTACTGGGCATGGTGCATGTGGCTCAACAGGATGGAGCAG ATTACATAGAGACCTCCAGGTTGACGGGAGCAGACTGGAGAGAGGGCACTCTATTGGGGGACGCCCCCCTCTCTCAAAGTTCCCCAACAGCCCAGAGCTTCCCTATAGGCCCCCCACAAGGGCCTGCGTCTTCCCAGCTTTGGAGACAGGGGCCTACCTTCCAACAGCCTCCAAGGGGccaggagcaggagggagaggatCAGGACCAAACACTGGTTTGGAAAA GGACAGAAGCATGGAGCAGTCCACACAAACATCAGCTGAGTGGGAATGCTGATCATATGGGTGATAATGAGGAGATGGAAGAAGTCATGTTATCCCCCCATTCTGCTCCCTCTATGACTGAAGAATGCAAAGCATACAGAGGAGATGACAGTGAACTAGACTCACAGGACAG ACCCATTAAACAAGGAATAGAGGGGCAGAAGCAGACGTTTGAGGAGCTCCTGGAGGAAGAGCTGAGACTGGAGGAGCAGAGACTGAAGACCacccagcagcagcag AGCCCAGAGGCAGTTGAGGGTGCCATTCCCAAAAGGGTCTTCCTGAGGCGAGGGGAGGGCCTCTCCAGATTCACCAATAGAAGCAAAGCCCCATTACCCAACAGACAGAGACCCCAAAAAGACCCCAAACCCCAGGGGACCTCAGAACCCAAGCCCACCCAGAGGGTCAGTCAGTGGCCTCCCATACAGCGCAAGACTGCTGTGCTCAACAAGGTGAATAGACCCAGAGATCCCTGCTCACCCCCCCTGGACAGTGGCAGTCCAGACAGCAAGGCAGCGCAGCCAGAGGCAGTGAGACCCGGAGTCCTGAGCAGTCACCACAGACAGAACATGGCGACACCTGACCTTCTGAGACCTAGGGATGTGATTAGTAACAAGGTGGGTGGGACTTCTCAGCCTGTGAGTAGAACTCCTGCAGCTGCAATTAAACAGCTTGGGCTTGAGGAGAGGACTGGGGCCCTGCAGAGGAATGGAAGTCGTCCATTGAGACTAGATGGAGCAGCAGAGGGAAAACCAGGTGTTGTTTCAGAGTATTCCTTTGAGCTGTCGTTTCAGGAGAAGCTGCAGCGCTGGGACTGTGACCGTCACAAGGAGTGTGTGGAGCTGGGAGAGTTTGAGCTGCTGGAGCAGGCATCCGAGgagctctctttctcctccaactCATCCTTCGTCATGAAG GTGCTGCAGCTGGACCAGCAACACCCCCTCCATGGCAGCTGGGGGCGCCACCCGCTAAGCCTGTCCTCCACTCCAATCAAATCCCCCAAACCCTCGCCAACTAAAGGTATTCACAGCAGAGGCACCAGTAAAAGTGGCCTAGGAACAGGGAGCAGCTCCTCTGAATCATCAGGAGTATCTGCTGTGAGGGCAAAGGAGGTTGTGATGAGGGAGAAAGGAAAAGCCACTGAGGAGGAAGATGAAATGAGTGACCGCAAACAACATGAGGAAATCTGTATCTCGTTCCACAGCAGCTCTGAATTCGGGGATCAGGAGAAAGTAGCCCGACCGCCGTACCAAACTATATTTCCCAGCAACCCCTGGGAAAACACGCTCCCCACATCCAACCCTCCATATGACAAGAGGTCATATCAGGACAGAGAGGGGGGCTCAGGCCAGGCAGAGGGGGGCAGGGAGAGTGACCTTGATGACTCCACCCTAttggaggacagagaagagggggacCGCAAGGGTCGGTTGGTGTTTGATGACGATGACACCTGGAATGACCTGGAGGAGGCTGGCAGAATCGTTGAGGACCCCATCAGAACAAAAGGCGCTGCTACAGGAAACAGCCACACTCTCACAATAACAGGGAACGACGTCTCACCGCCAGAGAGGACGCTGAAGAGAAAGGTGGCTGTGGCCAAAGGGGCCGAGCTGGAGAGGGTGTCAATTATCACAGCAGCCAACCAGGAGCCAGATCCTCCTCCCGCCTCCCAGCTTATGGCCAGGCTGTTCCCCTCGCTGAAGCCCAAGACCCAGGCCCCTCCTCCACCAGAGCCTAGGAAGTCTGAGAACGAACCAG gccagcagcagcagtccAGGCAGCTGAGGGAGAGGAGACTGGAGAACGAGAATAACCAGGAATATCTCAG GAAGGAGAGGGCAGAGTTTGAGCAGCAGAAGGCTGAGGAGCTGGCCAGATTTGAAGAGTTCAAGAGGGAGGAGACTAAGAAGCTGCAGAAGGAACGCAAGGTGTTTGAGAAGCACACCGCCGCCGCCAGGGCCATACCAGACAAGAGGGAGCGCGACGAGATCCAG gccctgaggcagcagcTGAGTTCCCTACACAAGAAGCTGAAGTGGAGAGAGAGCCGCTGGTCCACCACACACAGCCGTCTCCGACAACAGATAGACTCCCTGAGCTCAGACAACAGTGCCCTGAGAGACGAGGTCCGCACCCTGGAGAAACTACGCCTCAGCACCTGGAGGAAGACTgggacagacagcgacagagaggaagacaggcgggagaatgagagagagagggaggggcccAGGCCATTCGACAGCAACATTGCTCTTGGAGCCAGGGGCCTCAAATCAGCA AGTCCTGACACAGTGAGGAGCAGCCTACCACAGAGCAGTAGCTCCTCTAGAGGCAGTGCTGCTATTGAAG ACGGTATCAGGGGCATCCTAAAGAGGTCAGCCCCTACACCAGCCGCAGCACCCGATCCCACTCACAGTTACAGCTCAGACGAACAACCATATTTGACCAGGAGCCACGACCACTCATACAACCTATCCCCT AGGGCTCCAGGTCTGCAGACTGAGTCCACAGAGGTCAATGAGCAGCAAGAGCTAAGTCAGGATGTCATCATTCACCCTGATGGAAAG ATGGAGAGGGTGCTGGCCTGTGGAGGGAGACTCATCATCTTTCCCAATGGGACCAGGAAGGAGGTGTTAGCGGACGGACTGACAGCCAAAGTCACCTTCTTCAACAGGGACGTCAAGCAGATTATGGCCGACCAGAGAGTG ATCTACTACTATGCTGATGCCCAGACCACTCACACCACCTATCCTGACGGCATCGAGGTTCTGCAGTTCCCCAACAACCAGACTG AGAAGCATTTCCCTGATGGCCGTAAGGAGATCACGTACCCTGAACAGACAGTTAAGAACCTGTATCCAGATGGGACRGAGGAGTGTACACTCACTGATGGGACCATCATACAAGTTAACCT GGATGGCAGTAAGGAGATCCGGTTCAACACAGGCCAGAAGGAGGTCCACACAGCAGACTATGAAAGGAGGGAGTACCCAGATGGCACTTTGAAGACAGTCTATACAGATGGCAGACAGGAGACCCGCTACACCACCGGACGCCTCAGAGTCAAAGACAAGGACGGCAACGTTGTCATGGACAACAGGCCCTAG